The following coding sequences are from one Paenibacillus sp. FSL R5-0912 window:
- a CDS encoding methyl-accepting chemotaxis protein, with protein MSKSTVRGKSILTRLHPSKSLGVRLFLVFFVATMGIVLSLGYTSYSVAKQTIENNALSANQQTVEQTAEKLDVTLLRFEDNLGQLFYNKDIQQAVSEESTAAAGGGMEHAAVISGELNHWLTAVTNVQAVYLIPLNEALPAASAGAVDNEFLAGVRKASWYKQLQDKPQGLWITEALKQGEAEGVVHFAKSVAGEAGSSGYIAVCDIKTTELASQLSKVDLGMDSYIQLLTTKDEMIASSQHEETDTYLRLGGTLFKGLSESTGSLPTKDEKGKSILAVYGTLQSSGWRLLGVVPSENLIKDAGRILNTTYIAVAAAALIAILIGFWMVRMVSRPLSHLRDLMFQGAEGDLRVRTKVVSNDEIGQLSGSFNMMMERITELVVHTNETAREVLETADALGNASRETAVAAQDIAAATEQIAGGAGNLALEADRGNEMTAQISERMDAVIAAAQEIGGTAHSVEASSREGVVKLQELLGRTQETGDRTGKLVIKVNELKDTTSSVIRVLEVMQNITQQTNILSLNATIEAARAGEAGKGFTVVADEIRQLAEQSKRSIAVVAEITDRIMNDMHETVAALSEVAPLFGEQMTYVQNTSEIFISVQGQMNHLITRLDSVSSSIDGLNHSQRVLSETIGNVSSFAEESSATSEEVASLTGEQESVSEYLVNLSAKLENASSKLKERLSKFSV; from the coding sequence TTGAGCAAGTCAACAGTTCGCGGTAAAAGTATTCTAACTCGGCTGCATCCCTCCAAGTCGCTGGGGGTGCGGCTCTTTCTCGTGTTTTTCGTTGCGACGATGGGAATTGTTCTGTCTTTGGGCTATACATCCTACTCTGTTGCCAAACAAACTATCGAGAACAATGCACTGTCCGCGAATCAGCAGACAGTCGAGCAAACGGCAGAGAAGCTTGATGTGACTCTGCTGCGTTTTGAAGATAATCTGGGACAGCTGTTCTACAACAAGGATATTCAGCAGGCAGTCTCAGAAGAAAGTACTGCTGCCGCAGGCGGGGGTATGGAACATGCCGCTGTGATCAGTGGCGAGTTGAACCATTGGCTCACTGCAGTTACTAATGTGCAAGCGGTTTATTTGATTCCTCTAAATGAAGCTCTGCCTGCCGCGTCAGCGGGGGCTGTGGACAATGAATTCCTGGCGGGTGTCCGCAAAGCTTCGTGGTACAAGCAGCTGCAGGATAAGCCGCAGGGCTTGTGGATTACCGAGGCACTGAAGCAAGGGGAAGCAGAAGGCGTGGTCCATTTCGCCAAATCCGTAGCGGGGGAAGCCGGAAGCTCAGGATACATAGCTGTCTGTGACATCAAGACTACGGAGTTGGCCAGCCAGCTCAGCAAAGTCGATCTGGGGATGGACTCTTATATCCAGCTGCTGACTACCAAAGATGAGATGATTGCCTCTTCCCAGCATGAGGAGACAGACACGTATCTTCGCTTGGGCGGCACCCTGTTCAAGGGACTCAGCGAGAGCACAGGGTCCCTGCCGACCAAAGATGAGAAGGGCAAATCCATTCTTGCCGTGTATGGTACGCTGCAGAGCTCGGGCTGGAGACTGCTGGGCGTTGTCCCTTCCGAGAATCTGATTAAGGATGCGGGACGTATACTTAACACCACCTACATAGCAGTGGCTGCCGCTGCACTCATCGCCATTCTCATTGGCTTCTGGATGGTACGGATGGTCTCGCGGCCGCTGTCGCACCTGCGGGACCTGATGTTCCAAGGGGCAGAAGGTGACCTGCGTGTGCGTACAAAGGTAGTCTCGAATGATGAAATCGGCCAGCTGTCAGGCTCCTTCAACATGATGATGGAACGGATCACAGAGCTGGTCGTGCACACCAATGAAACTGCACGTGAAGTGCTGGAGACAGCAGATGCCCTGGGCAATGCATCCCGCGAGACCGCTGTAGCCGCACAGGATATTGCCGCAGCAACTGAACAGATTGCCGGCGGTGCAGGGAATCTGGCGCTGGAAGCAGACCGCGGAAATGAGATGACCGCCCAGATCTCCGAGCGGATGGATGCGGTGATTGCTGCGGCCCAGGAGATTGGCGGGACCGCACATAGCGTGGAGGCGTCCAGCAGAGAGGGTGTCGTCAAACTGCAGGAGCTGTTGGGCAGAACGCAAGAGACCGGCGATAGGACAGGGAAGCTCGTGATTAAGGTCAATGAACTCAAGGATACCACCTCGTCAGTCATCCGGGTGCTTGAGGTCATGCAGAACATTACCCAGCAGACCAATATTTTATCCCTTAATGCTACTATTGAAGCAGCCCGGGCAGGCGAAGCGGGCAAAGGCTTCACCGTGGTCGCTGATGAAATCCGTCAGCTGGCTGAACAGTCCAAGCGTTCCATTGCAGTAGTGGCTGAGATCACCGACAGAATTATGAATGACATGCATGAGACTGTAGCCGCATTATCCGAGGTGGCACCTTTGTTTGGAGAACAGATGACCTATGTACAGAACACCAGCGAGATCTTCATCAGCGTGCAGGGTCAAATGAATCATCTGATCACCCGGCTGGATTCCGTGTCATCGTCGATAGACGGGTTGAACCACTCGCAGAGAGTGCTGTCCGAGACGATTGGCAATGTCAGCTCGTTTGCGGAAGAATCCTCTGCCACCTCCGAGGAGGTGGCATCCCTCACCGGCGAGCAGGAGAGCGTAAGCGAATATTTGGTCAATCTCTCCGCCAAACTGGAGAATGCCTCATCCAAGCTTAAAGAACGATTGTCTAAATTTAGCGTGTAA
- a CDS encoding peptidoglycan D,D-transpeptidase FtsI family protein produces MQKLVHKRIFWSLLILSVLVAGLIIRLAWVQLLMKNQQVSSSGYTMAQMAEIQSERETVLDSGRGRLYDRNGEPLAGETVWTAALFPQEESLPLHTVTGEPAGDNQLHRLAEILGVSYSQLQSTRTGLKEPLLWPSGKGGTPLALSLSEAREVEELGIEGVKALPFARRYDGAASGRQWLGYLSEASGEALRQSPTGLRIPRTGTDGLEKTLEPLLQGVGHTEAVAQVDARGNRVPGSPIIVKAPGNPYYPLSLYTTIDKKLQESIEQLAAEADVKEGAVVVLDSQNGDIAAMVSLPFYNPEQISPQGGEWNNRALQAAVPGSIFKIVTAAAALEAGLTSPEEPFYCKGEYGKYGLTCLNGKGHGALTMAQGFAVSCNTVFATLAERLSGAQLNAAALGLGLGRDIGWQAENTLGLPLLRPLSGEQTGTIFTTLLPDDGGARVQTAIGQRDVRITPLQAANLVVTLLHGGEVRAPRILQRVAFANGQTLKELPGHLAPAPQGRISGATARVLLSMMRKVVTEGTGKTLQGLEWPVAGKSGTAQTLVKGVARNNQWFIGYGPVDHPRYAVSVAVENVAPSSPQAAAKLFGQVFELLSGSTGA; encoded by the coding sequence TTGCAGAAGCTGGTTCACAAACGTATATTTTGGAGTCTGCTGATTCTGTCTGTGCTCGTTGCAGGCTTGATCATCAGACTGGCCTGGGTCCAGCTGCTGATGAAGAATCAGCAGGTAAGCAGCAGCGGGTACACGATGGCACAGATGGCTGAAATTCAGAGCGAGCGGGAGACAGTACTGGACAGTGGGCGGGGCCGGCTCTATGACAGGAACGGAGAACCGCTGGCCGGAGAGACTGTATGGACAGCGGCACTGTTTCCGCAGGAAGAATCACTTCCGCTGCATACGGTTACCGGGGAGCCTGCCGGGGATAACCAATTGCACCGCCTGGCAGAAATTCTTGGGGTCAGCTACAGCCAGCTGCAATCTACACGCACAGGGCTTAAGGAGCCGCTGCTCTGGCCCTCCGGCAAGGGGGGCACTCCGCTGGCATTGTCGTTGTCAGAGGCCCGGGAAGTGGAAGAGCTGGGAATTGAGGGGGTTAAGGCGCTACCCTTTGCCCGCAGATATGATGGAGCCGCTTCAGGACGGCAATGGCTTGGTTATTTGTCTGAAGCTTCGGGTGAAGCGCTACGGCAATCACCGACTGGTCTGCGGATTCCGCGTACAGGTACGGACGGGCTGGAGAAAACACTGGAGCCGCTGCTGCAGGGAGTGGGGCATACGGAGGCGGTTGCCCAGGTGGATGCCCGGGGAAACCGTGTTCCAGGCAGTCCGATTATAGTCAAAGCACCGGGGAATCCTTATTACCCGCTGTCTTTATATACCACGATTGATAAGAAACTACAGGAGAGTATTGAGCAGCTGGCCGCAGAAGCGGACGTAAAGGAGGGGGCAGTTGTAGTCCTGGATAGCCAGAACGGCGATATTGCCGCGATGGTATCCTTGCCGTTCTACAACCCGGAGCAGATCTCACCGCAAGGAGGGGAGTGGAACAACCGGGCGCTGCAGGCAGCGGTACCCGGGTCCATCTTCAAGATAGTCACTGCCGCTGCTGCCCTGGAGGCCGGATTAACTTCACCGGAGGAACCGTTCTATTGTAAAGGGGAATACGGTAAATACGGATTAACCTGCCTGAACGGCAAAGGACACGGCGCCCTTACGATGGCGCAAGGGTTCGCCGTGTCCTGTAATACCGTGTTCGCCACGCTTGCCGAGCGGCTTAGTGGAGCACAACTTAATGCTGCTGCTCTGGGACTTGGCCTTGGCCGGGACATCGGCTGGCAGGCGGAGAATACGCTGGGCCTTCCACTGCTCCGGCCGCTCTCCGGGGAGCAGACGGGGACGATCTTCACCACGCTGCTGCCGGATGACGGCGGGGCCAGGGTGCAGACCGCGATCGGCCAGCGCGATGTGCGGATTACGCCTCTGCAGGCGGCGAACCTCGTAGTCACGCTGCTGCATGGCGGGGAGGTTAGAGCGCCGCGTATTCTGCAGCGGGTGGCTTTTGCCAACGGCCAGACGCTGAAGGAGCTTCCGGGACATCTGGCCCCTGCCCCGCAGGGCAGAATATCGGGGGCAACCGCCCGCGTGCTGCTGTCCATGATGCGTAAAGTGGTGACAGAAGGAACAGGCAAGACGCTGCAGGGCCTTGAATGGCCGGTCGCCGGCAAATCAGGCACAGCGCAGACTCTGGTCAAAGGCGTGGCCCGCAATAATCAATGGTTCATCGGCTATGGCCCGGTAGACCATCCGAGATATGCTGTATCCGTTGCTGTCGAGAACGTGGCTCCAAGCAGTCCGCAGGCAGCTGCCAAATTATTCGGTCAAGTATTTGAGCTGCTGTCCGGGTCAACGGGGGCCTGA
- a CDS encoding AI-2E family transporter, which yields MLPLYKKYWRTFFDIGLVILTLYLVMLGFSKLYQLAAPVFLSFFVFLLIEPLARFLNRKGMAKPFASAISVVLFLVILLGALFAAGLLITTQVIQFQDNLPRYTYIVQQHFTEATTYLQQKIDALPPDLTDKLNGYFTDATNVLSTWMVTFFKYMIGVLGSFSSFMANFGIAIILAFFLSMEIKDWRRIAHDKLPKTFKTAYAFLQGNVFKAIGSYLKAQLILISITFVIVLAGLLILQTGNVLTLALICALFDLLPLLGVPAILIPWIIYLFIVGNTSLAIGLIILLAVVMVIRQLLEPKITGNSIGVSSAFLMLSFVILSSSVFGIAGLILSPILLILLKELIQQGYLQRWIYLPQEEFIVSPFAASEPSTAGGPVSGNTAGTASAGTAGTDDTQAPVDPDSSSNT from the coding sequence ATGCTGCCGCTGTACAAAAAATATTGGCGCACTTTTTTCGACATCGGATTGGTTATCCTGACGCTGTATCTCGTGATGCTGGGATTCAGTAAGCTGTATCAGCTGGCCGCTCCTGTGTTCCTGTCCTTTTTTGTCTTCCTGCTGATTGAGCCGCTGGCCCGGTTCCTGAACCGCAAGGGAATGGCTAAGCCTTTTGCCTCCGCTATCTCCGTGGTCCTCTTCCTAGTGATCCTGCTTGGCGCCTTATTTGCTGCCGGACTGTTAATTACGACCCAGGTCATTCAATTCCAGGATAATCTGCCCAGATATACATACATAGTCCAGCAGCATTTTACTGAGGCTACCACCTATCTCCAGCAAAAAATCGATGCGCTCCCGCCCGATCTCACAGATAAGCTGAACGGTTATTTCACCGATGCTACCAATGTCCTCTCGACGTGGATGGTCACCTTCTTTAAATATATGATCGGTGTGCTTGGCTCCTTCTCTTCCTTTATGGCTAATTTCGGCATTGCGATTATTCTGGCCTTTTTTCTCAGTATGGAGATTAAGGACTGGCGCCGGATTGCCCATGACAAGCTGCCCAAGACCTTTAAGACGGCTTACGCTTTCCTGCAGGGGAATGTGTTCAAGGCTATCGGTTCTTATCTAAAAGCCCAGCTGATTCTGATCAGCATTACCTTCGTGATCGTTCTCGCCGGACTGCTGATCCTGCAGACTGGAAATGTTCTTACTCTAGCTCTGATCTGCGCCTTGTTCGACCTGCTGCCACTACTTGGAGTACCGGCGATTCTGATCCCCTGGATCATTTATTTATTCATTGTCGGCAATACCTCACTGGCCATTGGTCTGATCATTCTGCTGGCAGTGGTGATGGTGATCAGACAGCTGCTGGAGCCCAAAATCACCGGAAATTCGATTGGCGTCTCCTCGGCGTTCCTGATGCTATCCTTCGTCATTCTGTCTTCCTCTGTATTTGGTATCGCTGGCCTTATTCTGTCGCCGATCCTGCTGATCCTGCTCAAGGAGCTGATTCAGCAGGGGTATCTGCAGCGCTGGATCTATCTGCCGCAGGAGGAATTCATCGTGTCTCCGTTCGCCGCTTCTGAACCCTCCACAGCAGGCGGCCCCGTATCGGGTAATACGGCAGGTACAGCTTCGGCAGGTACAGCAGGCACCGACGATACTCAGGCCCCCGTTGACCCGGACAGCAGCTCAAATACTTGA
- a CDS encoding polysaccharide deacetylase family protein: MQTLLLWLFYISTFYAFIPGMISRIFGYRVFRKGIGRTDYGLTFDDGPDPHYTPLLLDLLKRYGAKATFFVVGAHAEAHPEIIKRMHDEGHLIGIHNYVHKTNWLMRPATVRKQIQRTDDIIFKITGERSTYYRPPWGIVNLFDFSKRRQVQIVLWSAMFGDWKEKLGAERLTDKLISKLGPGEVLLLHDCGTTLGADPHAPEHMLIALERMLQEADRRGLRSIRIDEMIKAVQDSPITRLSFGKRLVVGLWLAWEQVFQLLFQIKTISPADPFLHYRLRKYQGNPVHMDNGETLSKGDKVIELHIDNRQLFELGVHSRSSAQLAIRMIRRMEKDLPVLAERIAGDVELAEAKALYGVSLLNRGPEKFGFMVLDLPNGLFASSTKFYLSILLSVIHPSGGARLKVRSELLVPKMMLMPVSQLSGQMNQQRPQKPVKQRERVREEEHSLEAELELPGATVVH, translated from the coding sequence ATGCAGACTTTGCTGCTCTGGCTATTTTATATCTCTACCTTTTATGCTTTCATTCCTGGAATGATCAGCCGGATATTTGGTTATCGTGTCTTTCGAAAGGGAATCGGGCGCACGGATTACGGCCTGACCTTTGATGATGGACCTGACCCGCACTATACACCATTATTGCTGGATTTGCTTAAGCGTTATGGGGCTAAGGCGACTTTCTTCGTGGTCGGTGCACATGCTGAAGCACATCCGGAGATTATTAAGCGTATGCATGATGAAGGGCATCTTATCGGGATTCACAATTATGTGCACAAGACGAACTGGCTGATGCGTCCGGCAACGGTGAGGAAGCAAATTCAGCGGACCGATGATATTATCTTCAAAATAACCGGCGAGCGCAGCACGTATTACCGTCCGCCGTGGGGGATTGTGAACCTGTTTGACTTCTCGAAGCGGCGGCAGGTGCAGATTGTACTCTGGTCGGCCATGTTCGGCGACTGGAAGGAGAAGCTGGGGGCGGAACGGCTGACCGACAAGCTGATCTCTAAGCTGGGTCCCGGTGAGGTCCTGCTGCTTCATGACTGTGGTACTACGCTCGGTGCCGATCCGCATGCACCAGAGCATATGCTTATTGCTCTGGAGCGGATGCTTCAAGAAGCGGATCGACGGGGGCTGCGAAGTATCCGGATTGACGAGATGATCAAGGCGGTACAGGACTCCCCTATTACAAGGCTGTCTTTCGGCAAACGGCTGGTTGTCGGCTTATGGCTGGCCTGGGAACAGGTATTCCAGCTATTGTTCCAGATCAAGACGATCTCTCCGGCAGATCCGTTCCTGCATTACCGGCTGCGTAAGTATCAGGGGAATCCCGTGCACATGGATAACGGCGAGACCTTAAGCAAAGGTGATAAGGTGATAGAGCTGCATATCGACAACAGGCAGCTGTTCGAGCTGGGCGTTCATTCGCGTTCCTCGGCACAGCTGGCCATCCGCATGATCCGCCGCATGGAGAAGGATCTCCCAGTGCTTGCGGAGCGGATTGCCGGTGATGTGGAACTGGCGGAAGCCAAGGCGCTCTACGGTGTGAGCTTGCTGAACCGCGGGCCGGAGAAATTCGGATTCATGGTTCTGGATCTGCCAAACGGCCTGTTCGCAAGCTCCACCAAATTCTATCTCAGTATTCTGCTCAGCGTCATTCATCCGTCAGGCGGAGCGAGACTTAAAGTCCGCAGTGAGCTGCTGGTACCCAAAATGATGCTGATGCCCGTGTCGCAGCTGTCTGGCCAGATGAACCAGCAGCGGCCGCAGAAGCCGGTGAAGCAGCGGGAACGGGTGCGGGAAGAGGAGCACTCCCTTGAAGCTGAGCTTGAACTGCCCGGAGCAACGGTGGTTCATTGA
- a CDS encoding amidohydrolase/deacetylase family metallohydrolase has translation MTERLLLRRVRRMNGEEVDLVVENGRIAEIVPAGTADAAGGRVWETAGAYVSSGWIDMHVHAFPAFDPYGDEIDEIGVKQGVTTIVDAGSCGADRIAELAEAGRRAATRLLAFLNISHIGLQRIDELADMEWINRARLLLAVSKHPGFIVGLKARISRSVVKENGLEPLHAAVQLSEETGLPLMVHIGSGPPDIREVIPLLRRRDIITHYLNGKSNNLFDGAGQPLEVLKEAVLRGVHLDVGHGTASFSFDVAEAARRSGVHPDTISSDIYRGNRMHGPVFSLAHVLTKFLALGYSLEETVERVTTQVADWLGRPELGEIRTGGEANLTLFRVKDQLVELVDSEGTRRVGRQIIEAMGVFVDGRFIECEIRPEAGD, from the coding sequence ATGACAGAGCGGTTGCTGCTCCGCCGGGTAAGGCGGATGAACGGTGAAGAAGTGGATTTGGTGGTGGAGAATGGAAGGATCGCAGAGATTGTACCCGCAGGTACCGCAGATGCGGCCGGCGGCCGGGTATGGGAGACGGCGGGAGCCTATGTCTCCAGCGGCTGGATTGATATGCATGTTCATGCTTTTCCCGCTTTTGACCCGTACGGGGACGAGATAGATGAGATAGGCGTGAAGCAAGGCGTGACCACTATTGTGGATGCCGGAAGCTGCGGGGCTGACCGGATCGCTGAGCTTGCAGAAGCGGGGCGGAGAGCGGCTACCAGGCTGCTGGCTTTCCTCAACATATCACATATCGGGCTGCAGCGGATTGATGAGCTGGCCGATATGGAATGGATTAACCGGGCAAGGCTACTGCTGGCTGTCTCGAAGCACCCGGGATTTATCGTAGGACTGAAGGCGAGGATCAGCCGGAGTGTGGTGAAGGAGAACGGACTTGAGCCGCTGCATGCGGCGGTTCAGCTCTCGGAAGAGACGGGCCTGCCGCTGATGGTACATATCGGCTCGGGTCCTCCGGATATCCGTGAGGTGATTCCGCTTTTGCGCAGGCGGGATATCATCACCCATTATTTGAACGGCAAAAGCAATAATCTGTTTGACGGTGCGGGCCAGCCGCTTGAAGTCTTGAAGGAAGCGGTCTTACGCGGAGTCCATTTGGATGTCGGACACGGAACAGCCAGCTTTTCCTTTGATGTGGCGGAAGCCGCGAGGCGCAGCGGTGTCCATCCGGATACGATCAGCAGCGACATCTACCGGGGCAACCGGATGCACGGCCCGGTCTTCAGTCTGGCCCATGTGCTGACTAAATTTCTTGCACTCGGCTATTCTCTTGAGGAAACAGTGGAACGGGTGACAACACAGGTTGCAGACTGGCTTGGCAGACCTGAGCTGGGTGAAATCCGCACCGGAGGCGAGGCTAATCTGACGTTATTCCGAGTGAAGGACCAGCTGGTCGAGTTGGTGGATTCAGAAGGCACGCGGCGGGTAGGCCGGCAAATTATTGAAGCGATGGGAGTGTTCGTTGATGGCAGATTCATTGAATGCGAAATACGGCCTGAAGCGGGTGATTAA
- a CDS encoding DgaE family pyridoxal phosphate-dependent ammonia lyase: MADSLNAKYGLKRVINASGRMSILGVSAPTDTVMDAMKQGGQRYVEIAELVDKAGDYAARHIGSEAAVIVNSASSGIALAVAAVVTRGEPRASLRLHQDKLYRNEIIMLKGHNVQYGAPVETMIYLGGGAVLEAGYANEGRAEHLRDAVSERTAAILYVKSHHAVQKNMISVEEAWEVAQAAGLPLIVDAAAEEDLQKYVQVSDLVIYSGSKAIEGPTSGIVAGKRTYIEWLKVQLHGIGRSMKVGKETTFGLLQALDEYAVKQDNSRQEKAALQTLLTLNGLPGIQVSVVQDEAGRAIFRGRVQVDRALAGISAQELSEGLQQGDIAIYTRDYGVRQGYFDIDPRPLTGDDIHIIAARIRQLTGGEADV; encoded by the coding sequence ATGGCAGATTCATTGAATGCGAAATACGGCCTGAAGCGGGTGATTAATGCCAGCGGCCGCATGAGTATCCTGGGGGTATCAGCCCCTACGGATACGGTGATGGATGCGATGAAGCAGGGAGGACAGCGGTATGTGGAGATTGCCGAGCTGGTAGATAAGGCTGGAGACTATGCAGCACGGCATATCGGTTCGGAGGCTGCGGTGATTGTCAATTCGGCTTCCAGCGGAATTGCACTTGCGGTAGCAGCGGTGGTAACACGCGGCGAACCGCGTGCAAGCCTTCGCCTGCATCAGGATAAGCTGTACCGGAATGAGATTATTATGCTGAAGGGGCATAACGTGCAATATGGTGCGCCTGTTGAAACTATGATCTACCTCGGCGGCGGGGCAGTCCTGGAAGCCGGTTATGCCAATGAAGGCCGGGCAGAGCATCTCAGGGACGCTGTGTCGGAGCGGACGGCTGCCATTTTGTATGTGAAATCCCATCATGCGGTGCAGAAGAATATGATTTCTGTCGAAGAGGCCTGGGAGGTCGCCCAGGCGGCAGGCCTTCCGTTGATTGTGGATGCCGCAGCAGAAGAGGATCTGCAGAAATATGTGCAGGTGTCCGATCTGGTTATTTATAGCGGTTCTAAAGCTATTGAAGGACCGACCTCCGGCATTGTCGCGGGCAAGCGGACCTATATCGAATGGCTGAAGGTACAGCTCCACGGCATCGGACGGAGTATGAAGGTCGGCAAAGAAACGACGTTCGGGCTGCTGCAGGCGCTGGATGAGTATGCGGTTAAACAGGATAACAGCAGGCAGGAAAAAGCAGCCTTGCAGACGTTGCTGACCCTGAATGGGCTTCCCGGCATACAGGTGTCTGTTGTCCAGGATGAAGCTGGACGGGCGATCTTCCGGGGGAGAGTCCAGGTGGACCGGGCTTTGGCCGGAATTTCCGCACAGGAGCTGTCCGAAGGGCTGCAGCAGGGGGATATCGCCATTTATACCCGGGACTACGGCGTCCGGCAGGGTTATTTCGATATTGATCCGCGTCCGCTCACGGGCGATGACATTCACATCATTGCGGCGAGAATTCGCCAATTGACTGGAGGAGAAGCAGATGTCTAA
- the dagF gene encoding 2-dehydro-3-deoxy-phosphogluconate aldolase — MSKIAERFYKGRVALNVLARDIGNAKEVFEASEGHVLVGVLSKDYATVQEAVTAMEAYDREIDGAVSIGLGAGDNRQAAVVAEIARYYGGSHINQVFPAVGITRASLGGKNSWINSLVSPAGQPGYVNISTGPVSAAQTEQAVIPVKAAIALVRDMGGNALKYFPMQGLSREAELRAVAEACAEESFALEPTGGIDLSNFEAILSIALSAGVPQVIPHVYTSIIDQGTGLTRPADVQKLYRMMTRLADSYV; from the coding sequence ATGTCTAAGATTGCAGAACGGTTCTACAAGGGACGGGTCGCCTTGAATGTGCTGGCCCGGGATATCGGGAACGCCAAAGAGGTGTTCGAGGCGTCCGAGGGGCATGTACTGGTTGGCGTACTCTCGAAGGATTATGCCACTGTCCAGGAAGCGGTAACAGCAATGGAAGCCTATGACCGGGAAATTGACGGTGCAGTATCCATCGGACTGGGAGCCGGGGATAACCGTCAAGCTGCAGTGGTGGCGGAAATCGCCAGGTACTATGGCGGAAGCCACATCAATCAGGTATTTCCTGCCGTAGGCATCACCCGTGCAAGTCTGGGCGGGAAGAACAGCTGGATCAACAGTCTGGTCTCTCCGGCAGGGCAGCCCGGCTATGTTAATATCTCCACTGGACCGGTTAGCGCCGCTCAGACGGAGCAGGCGGTTATTCCTGTGAAGGCAGCAATCGCCCTAGTACGGGATATGGGCGGCAATGCACTGAAATATTTCCCCATGCAGGGTCTGAGCAGGGAAGCAGAGCTGCGTGCGGTGGCTGAAGCCTGTGCCGAGGAGAGCTTTGCGCTGGAGCCGACAGGCGGCATTGACCTATCCAACTTTGAGGCTATATTGTCTATTGCGCTTAGTGCTGGCGTCCCGCAGGTCATTCCCCATGTCTATACCTCCATTATTGACCAGGGTACCGGGCTTACGCGGCCTGCCGATGTGCAGAAGCTATACCGGATGATGACCAGGCTGGCGGACAGCTATGTCTAA
- a CDS encoding sugar kinase: protein MSKQIAAFGEVMMRLQVPGYELLSQASNLNYSFSGSGVNVLSALTRYGHQGSLVTRLPEGPLGDAAIASLRKLGIHSGYIKRGGQYIGMYFLENGFGARPGRVTYTDRAGSSFNTAPQNTYSFAGLAGKADAVHFCGITLAMNDGVRTAMKSYAEAVKLKGGLVVFDCNYRPSLWREGGYELAKPHYEEMLHLADIVLMNEQDAMFILGMDAVKGEREAQLRELIPEVAARYSLCTVAGTQRTIHEDNRHSLRGYIFKAGCFSFSDNLTFTVLDRVGAGDAYASGIIHGELEGFDPQHTVSFAAAAGVLAHTVAGDSPMSSEQDVFRMLMNPGGDVQR from the coding sequence ATGTCTAAACAGATCGCCGCTTTCGGCGAAGTGATGATGCGGTTGCAGGTACCCGGATATGAGCTGCTGTCACAAGCCAGCAATCTGAACTATTCATTCTCTGGGAGTGGTGTGAATGTGTTATCCGCTCTGACCCGGTACGGGCATCAGGGCAGTCTGGTTACCAGGCTGCCCGAGGGGCCGCTGGGCGATGCCGCAATCGCCAGCCTGCGCAAGCTGGGCATTCATTCCGGCTATATTAAGCGCGGCGGGCAGTATATCGGAATGTATTTCCTGGAGAACGGGTTCGGGGCCCGGCCCGGCAGAGTGACCTACACGGACCGGGCCGGGAGCAGCTTCAATACAGCTCCGCAGAATACGTATTCCTTCGCCGGGCTTGCTGGCAAAGCGGATGCTGTCCATTTCTGCGGCATTACGCTGGCGATGAATGACGGTGTCAGAACGGCGATGAAAAGCTACGCCGAAGCGGTCAAGCTCAAGGGAGGCCTCGTGGTTTTTGACTGCAATTACCGCCCGTCCCTCTGGAGGGAAGGCGGCTATGAGCTGGCGAAGCCGCACTATGAAGAGATGCTTCATCTGGCTGACATTGTGCTCATGAACGAGCAGGATGCCATGTTCATCCTGGGCATGGATGCGGTAAAAGGCGAACGGGAGGCGCAGCTGCGGGAGCTGATTCCTGAAGTGGCTGCCCGTTACAGTCTCTGTACAGTTGCCGGAACGCAGCGGACCATTCATGAGGACAACCGTCACTCCCTGCGCGGGTATATCTTCAAGGCAGGCTGCTTCTCGTTCTCAGATAATCTGACATTTACAGTCCTGGACAGGGTCGGAGCGGGAGATGCTTATGCCAGCGGTATTATTCACGGTGAGCTGGAGGGCTTTGATCCGCAGCATACCGTTTCATTCGCTGCCGCTGCCGGAGTGCTGGCGCATACTGTAGCGGGAGACTCGCCGATGTCCTCCGAGCAGGATGTCTTCCGGATGCTGATGAATCCGGGCGGCGATGTTCAGCGCTGA